One Aegilops tauschii subsp. strangulata cultivar AL8/78 chromosome 7, Aet v6.0, whole genome shotgun sequence genomic window carries:
- the LOC109786246 gene encoding uncharacterized protein has translation MAVVTSFLRCTTAAALALHHHHHQPALLAVRLRFPRHRIPTSRAMSSSPAADAAPAPAPHQAGPWYAVPDLSLRGHRFAVPLDHSSPGSPSAPRITVFGREVVAAGKEEAPLPYLVYLQGGPGYESPRPTEASGWVKKACEEYRVLLLDQRGTGLSTPLTTSSLSQITSAAEQVEYLKHFRADNIVKDAEFIRRHLVPDAKPWTILGQSYGGFCAVTYLSFAPEGLKAVLLTGGLPPLGKPCTAETVYRACFKQVQQQNEKYYKRFPQDIQVVHEVVRYLSESEGGGVLLPSGGRLTPKMLQCLGLWGLGFSGGFERLHYLLERVWDPVLVPGAKKNISYYFLKEFDMWVGFDQNPLYALLHESIYCEGSSSKWSADKIFNENGSLFDPVKATEEGRPVYLTGEMVFPCFFDEINALRPLKEAAHLLAEKEDWPPLYDISVLNNNKVPVAAAVYYEDMYVNFNIAKETASQIAGIRLWVTNEYPHSGLRDGGPHVFEHLMGLLKGKRPLF, from the exons ATGGCCGTCGTCACATCGTTCCTCCGCTGCACGaccgccgccgcgctcgcactccaccaccaccaccaccaaccgGCCTTGCTCGCCGTCCGCCTCCGCTTCCCGCGCCACCGGATCCCGACGAGCAGGGCCATGTCGTCCTCGCCGGCCGCCgacgccgcgcccgcgcccgcgccgcaCCAGGCCGGGCCGTGGTACGCGGTGCCGGACCTCAGCCTCCGCGGCCACCGCTTCGCCGTCCCGCTCGACCACTCCTCCCCCGGCTCCCCCTCCGCGCCACGCATCACCGTCTTCGGCCGCGAGGTCGTCGCAG CTGGAAAAGAAGAGGCCCCTTTGCCTTACCTGGTGTACCTACAAGGGGGGCCTGGATATGAAAGTCCCCGCCCCACGGAAGCGAGTGGTTGGGTGAAGAAGGCATGCGAAGAATACCGTGTGTTATTGCTAGATCAG CGAGGAACAGGATTGTCAACACCGTTGACAACATCATCTCTTTCTCAAATAACATCTGCAGCAGAGCAGGTGGAGTATTTGAAGCATTTCAGGGCAGACAACATAGTTAAGGACGCAGAGTTTATTCGTCGGCATCTTGTACCAGATGCCAAGCCTTGGACAATTCTGGGACAG AGTTATGGTGGATTTTGTGCCGTTACATATTTGAGTTTTGCTCCAGAGGGCCTGAAAGCTGTCCTTTTAACTGGAGGGCTTCCACCACTAGGAAAGCCCTGCACTGCAGAAACTGTGTACAGAGCCTGCTTTAAGCAGGTTCAGCAGCAAAATGAGAAGTACTATAAGAGGTTTCCTCAAGATATACAGGTCGTTCATGAAGTTGTAAGATACTTAAGTGAATCTGAAGGTGGAGGA GTTCTTCTTCCATCAGGTGGCAGGTTAACCCCTAAGATGCTGCAGTGCCTTGGACTATGGGGTTTAGGTTTCAGTGGAGGATTTGAAAGACTGCATTATCT ACTCGAGAGAGTTTGGGATCCTGTACTTGTTCCTGGTGCAAAAAAGAATATAAGCTATTACTTCTTGAAAGAG TTTGACATGTGGGTAGGTTTTGATCAAAATCCTCTTTATGCTCTCTTACATGAGTCTATCTACTGTGAG GGATCTTCATCGAAATGGTCAGCCGATAAGATTTTCAATGAAAATGGAAGTTTGTTTGACCCTGTTAAGGCTACAGAAGAAGGCCGTCCTGTGTATCTTACAGGAGAG ATGGTGTTTCCCTGTTTTTTCGATGAGATCAATGCTCTACGGCCCCTAAAGGAGGCTGCACACTTGTTAGCTGAGAAGGAGGACTGGCCTCCGTTGTATGATATCAGCGTGTTGAACAACAACAAG GTCCCAGTGGCCGCCGCGGTGTACTACGAGGACATGTACGTCAACTTCAACATTGCCAAGGAGACGGCGTCCCAGATCGCCGGGATCCGGCTGTGGGTGACCAACGAGTACCCGCACTCTGGCCTTCGCGACGGCGGCCCCCACGTCTTCGAGCATCTCATGGGTCTCTTGAAGGGCAAGAGGCCTCTGTTTTAG